From the genome of Nicotiana sylvestris chromosome 1, ASM39365v2, whole genome shotgun sequence:
GATACAATGCGTTAACGTACAATATTTTGACATATACTCCTAAACTTACAACTTTTAGTTGCCAATTTACTTCTTAGTATACTATCATTCTGAAAAAAAATAGTTCCTATATTTCGGGTGTTAGAACTTGAAACAATGTCAAAATATTTCTCTTGAAGATAGTCAATTAAGTAACTTTAGATTCATATAGCCACATCTAGTATAAGGTCATTATTTAAAGGTAAACCAATATCTCATAGAAACATACTGAATGACAGTGTTGTTTATTGCAACCCCGATTTCTAGTAAGAGAGTTGCAGTATTTAATTTTCATTAATCTTAACATTGTATTTTACTTTTAACTAATAACAATATGAATTTCAAATGCTTACCTTGCATTATTGAAGTTTCATTTAAATCTGGCAGAGAATTATGCATTTGCACATCTACAATGTAGTAGGATTGTTAGTATTAATTGAAAGAGTTCctattaaataataatttttttaacttttgaTATACTTTAGACGAAAAATTAATATGAGAATCAAACTTTTAATACCTTTTTCAGTTGGAGTGTCATTTAAATCAGGCAATATGTTGTCACTGTGCGCACCTATGATGAGAAtgtataattttaaaagtaatacaGATAGAATAAAATAAGTCAACAAAAAATGTATACAATAAAGGTGTTAAATAGAGAACACCATTGAGGAACTAACCTTGCCATATAGGAATTGTATTTAAATCGGGGAGAAGATAATTTATTTGCATGTCTGCACAATGAGTTTTATATGCATCATTAGTTGTAGAACTATTAATCAACTTGACCAAACATTATAATAAGAATAAATTATGATAAAGTAAGTTGTAACAACACAACTAATATATTAAATAGGTGATATTTTCACTCACCATTTGTTATATCGGACAAAGGAGGAACTCTTTCTTCACTTCCGACAGAATAGTTTGTATTATTGGAAGGTTCAATATGATGTATTCTCATGTCTACAAAATAATATTTAATATGCATTATTAGTTATATAACTAATAATTAACTAAACCAAACATTCAAATAAGAATAAATTTtagtaaaatataaaaatataaaatgcagAATTTTGAAGGAGGAGACTTCAGAGGCAATAATATGCACAACTTTCCTAATGATCAGTGAAACAGAGAACTAACAAAATATAAGCTATATAAATTTTTCGTCCCTTTTAGTTGTTCTTGTTGAACCGGTACCTCTAACCCTTTTCTTCCTTTGAACCACATGTTTTTCATCCTTCGGactaaattatttttatgtattCTCACATCAATAACAGAATGAAGCACAAAAATTGAAGGTACCAGAAGATTATTATTAGAAAATCTATAATCTTATAAAATAACAGATGCTAAAATTCAGAGTAATTATAAATTACACAAGGTAGAAGATGATAGGAAAAGAAATTTGGCGACAAAATAAACTTAAGCAGATATTTAGATGATCAAGATTTCCTCAAAGACCAGCAAAAATTGCTAGCGCATCTAGCACACGAGTCCGAAGGAATACATGATTTTGGATATAAATTCAAGAATAAATCAATTATCTTAAAATTTAGTCTCAGTACATGAATATGGAGTAGAAATAACCTAACACTATAGTTCCACTCCCTTCTGTAGTTTGCAACTATTGAAATGCAAACGTTAGAACTCGATTActgttgaacttcttcaaccaaCTTCATGTTGTCAAGTCCTTTTAGAAGTTAAATTTATATGAATACTTCTATCTACTCTTTTACAGTAGATGTTTCACTATAAAGACTTCATAACTTAAACCATAATTTTATATACCATAATCATCGCCAAAATTATGTTTTTACCCCATTTATCTACAAATTGATCAGAGATTATAAATTTTTTTTTACTCTATTTGATCTTACTACTTATAAGCttgcaataaaaaaaatataaaaagtattTCAGATATGATAATGCTAATCAAAGAACATACCTTTGGTAACAAAGGTTTTTTTGCGCCTTTTCTGATTCTGTATCGTGTATTTGCTTGGTATAGAAAGtggaattttttgatttttcatggAGAAGGATCTGAGAAGCTGGATTTAGTATGCCATTTTGAAAGACTTTAGAAGAAAGATGAATTGTATTGATGATCGTTATTCTAAGATGGAAAGTAGAAATTCCAAAAAAGATAAACTTACGTTGAGAATTAGGAAACGGTTTATGACTCTTTAACTGCTAGTTGTAGCCTCTGTGGAATTAACTATTAATGAATATTAGAAGCAGTTTTTGTTTGCTCTATATGTGCAAAAAAAATCTTTACATCATAAATAAAGGACAATAACCATaacttttataattaaaatttaggaaaagaaattaaATTCATGTATACTCATAGAAGAAATCATTGACTAttcgttttctcccttatctatCTATATAACCCCTTAATTAAAAATTACATTATATTAGTGGCCTTCTAAATAACTTGCTTattagaataaaaaataaaaaataacacttATCCTTTCATAAACAATCACAAAAGATATGATTTGTTTCAGATTTTTCACATGAAATTTTGTTATCTATAATATGTTTACAATCTGCGCATTGCGGTTTTTGGCTCTTTGCTACTGCTTTTGGATGTCAACTTAATGTTAAGACAATAATGGACTCATCGATGTTGATTGATAGTGCCATTAAAAAGGTTTATCGTCTATTGATCATTCTATATTAGTAATGATTGTCAATTCTTATACTGATCTTATATAGTTTTCTGCACGATAACAGTTTAGTTCCCAAAACTTTGTAAGTCAATTCCTTTGGCTTCGTCTTACTAACCAATATGCCACCCTTTTTTTGGATCCTCAATTCATCGAAACATAGCAATACCAAATTCAACAACTGAAAGTCGAAGATCAGCCCTCTTTCTGATTATGATAGGATGGTCGATCAAAGTGATGCCTTGTGCTCAATTAAGAGTTTGGCTAGTTTTATTTTGAATCTATGTGTCCATTATGTTGTCTTAAGGTCAATTGTTACGATTCTTAGTTGCCTATCCAAAAGAAAAGGTTACATTTTGTTCATTTATGTGGTTTAAATATGATAAATATTTTTTCTTGGTGTTTTGTATTTTGGATGAATAAAATAAGCAACTGTGAATGCAAAAAAGGCACTATCTTTACTTTTACCCTCATTCAAGCTATTGGCCTGGCTCGTTGTTGTATACATGTGCTGCCATTGAATTTCTTGAAACAGATTCTCCTATTTCCACCACAATTGTTCTTGGTGTCATGACGAACTTAGAGTATCTCTAACTCTAAGTTGATTTTACAAAATATGGTCCTATCAAGTAATAGCAAAATAATTAAAACTACTAAATACAATTTAGATCCAGTAGCCTTAAGATCGATACTGATTGTAACGACTCCAATGCTCTCACCCGACCTAAGAAAATATACCTGTCATGAAGAGAATAAATTTGTTCCTTCTTTCGAGTCATGtaaaattattattaatatttcAGCAAACTTAGCACTTTATGGAAAGTAGTTCAGTCATGTAGTTGAAATGTTCGTCAACTAACTTTATGATCCATCCCTGGAGGAAGATGCAAGCTATCAATGGTTAACGTAAAAATCTATCAACAAAATAAGATAATTTAACTAACATTAATTCAAGATTGCGGACTGTCTTACGTATCTATATAGGAAAATTTTAACAACTGAAATAACCATGAACTGATTCAAATATCTTGTCCATAGCAAATGAAAATACCAAACTAACTAAACAGGAAAAGTTCAATACCAAGAAAAACATGAAATGATTCAAACATGTTGTTCATAACTAATAAAACTAATAAACTAACTAATAAGACAGTTCTTAGTTTCTACAACTCGTACATATGCAAACAACTTAtgttatcttcttctttttaaatACTCTCTTGATCTTATTTCCCGATAACTGTGCATTCGAATCTTCTTCAACCACTGCTACAAAATTAGTTAAACCTATCTTGGCAGATGTATGTGCAACATCGATCAACTCATTATCTTCAGTAGAATCCTACATATTTAAAACACAAAAACATGTGAAAATCAATACTTAATCTAAAGTTCTAGTTGCTTTATTATTTTATAACTTGCAAATCATTAAATTAAAAGAATGAATTATgtaaaataatatttataatGAGTTGTAAAATCGCCGTAATTTCGTTATCTTCCTGAATGACTTCGTTGTTATTGAAATCTGGATCCTACAAAGAAATGTCTATCATAATTAAAATTAATGCAATCACAAATAGGAAAACTGATAAAAATTGAGTATAGAAACATACTTTGAACGTCTCTTCTTGTGGAGAAGGAATATATTTCTTTATAATTTCCTCGTCGTCAGTAAGTGTAACAACTCTTAAGACTACATCTTTATTCTGATTGTTGGAACTGTTAACCTCAACTTTAAACATGACCCTTTTTCAACAATATTTTCTATCTCCATTGGACATGAAGAGTCGTCTGCAGCACCAGAAGTCTAACAAAAAGACATAATGATTGTGGTTAATAGAAGCTACAACAACAAAAGTAAAAAGTAAATGTAATCATTTTGTTTGTTCCTTATAAGAATATTGTGAAAAAGACGATGCTTCAATTCTCATAGTAACTGTGTTTTTAAGCATAAGCTAAATGCGAGGAATAATACACTAAATAAAGCTATTAATATAAAAAGACTAAAGTAGAAGATGGGAAACTAAAATGAAACCATAAGTTTTCTTATGCAAAATGCCTCTTTGTTCATTAACAATTCCTGAATTTTGTCGCCAAACTCCAACcattttaataatattttgtaACCTCAAATTCAGCAACATCGTCATCAGAGATGGAACCATTTTTTCTTGTTGTTTGTTAATCACTATCTTATAAAGATTGAATAGGTAGTGTTAATGTCAAAATTATTCTAGATTTCATAAAATACTTGTAAACAAAAGTAGATTTGCTTGAGTCTATGTTGTTTTTTATGTGTTTAGCTGCAAAAGAACAAACCTAGattttaaagaacttcaaaacaaAATGAAACTTTAGGGGTAAGTTAAAAATAGAACTTAACCTTAACTACAATATCTTAACTTTAGCGAAACTCAAGGACACCAAAAAACAGAGAAATATTGTCATACTTTCAAAGTTCAAACTTCTCAAGTAAAACTAATAAGAGCAAAGGCATACAGATTTAGTAATAAGtttatttgaaatttaaaaatcATATCTTAATCACTTTGTAACTTAAACTTAAAAGAACTTTGACGTTTGGTTAACTTAAAGTTCTTTCAAGTACATCAGTCCTCACATGCATATAGACACAAAGTGAACTACCCCATCAATAAAACGGGAAGGAGATGCAGGGGAATGGATCAGGTACCACTTCTTTCAACGTTGATGGTCTTATTTTTCTAAGCAATTGTATTATACCTCAAATACAACATCCTTTAAATCATTTGCTGACTTTCCGATAATCTTAGTTGCATCCTTATCCCATAACAGCAAAGAAATTGTGCCGGTGCAATCCATCACTTTAACTTGTAGCCTGTACCTGGAAAGAgtttgtatttttaaaatcatataatagtaaagaAAGTATAAATTACAGTCATACCTATGAGTGACAGATTGAATCTGCTCGCATTTTTTACAATAGAATTTATTCCCCGCTTTTTCTAGTTTCTTTGAGCAATTTTTGCATGCTAAATAGCACCATCCACGGTCTAATTCAACGTGTATAATAGTTGCTACAACCCAATAATTTCCTAGCTGCTCATAAAAATTGTATATACAATTGTTATGTAGAGAAAGATGAGATAAgtaattaaaaagtaaaaaaataaaataaaaagtaggTACTCACATGGTTACAGTCACTCAAATCCTCAACATTTTTAACTTCAATACTTCCAGATGCTAGCTTATTAGCAACAGAGTGAGTTTTCTGAGATGAAATTTGAGTAATTCTTTGTGAGCTTTCTCTACGCACAGAAACCATTCTGTTTCATTTTTTAACTTGAGATACGTTAATAAATTGTAAGACTAAAATTTAGGATGAAATAGACTTAAATTTAGCCCAACTTATAGAGACCTGGAGCAAAAGTCAACAACTTGAGGAAGATTTGAATTGATCCAAAGCTTCGACGCATGCCAAGTGTTCCTCACCGAATATTGTTCTGCACGCTTAAAAGTAATTTTTAAGAGTTTACTAATTGTATAGAGATATTGTATTGCAAAGTAAGTAGACAATTTAATAACCTCGAAATCGATGTGCTCTAACCAATTGCATAACGACGATAACAGGCTTATCATTGGATCCATTCAAATATGGCTTAATCTGttccacaaagtctccccaaagAGTTGCAGAAATGTTGTTACTCCTACAATTATTATAAGGTTAAGCATAGGAATCAAAATAAAGAATTGTTGAAATGTTTACTTAGTTGAATAAATTGTGGCTAGCTTGCTCATAATCTTGTATCTCAATATTCATGTACATACGGATGTTATCATCTTGCTTGATAGATTGTACGTCCTCATAACTCACAACTTCGCCAATGACATCTACAAAGCAAGGAAATATGTGCAAAATTAGTAATCATTATAGATAATATAAATGAAGATTGTAAAGGAATTAAATACTTAGATGTATATTCCAGAGGCAACATGTATCAATTTTTATGAGTTTTGTGAAAAGGGAAGGTTTCAGAGAATGCAAAGTAAACTGTAGGCATGAACTCCATCAGCTACCTATGGAATAAGAGATCAAAAGCTAACCTTAGGCCTTCATAAAACCACTGAAAAACTATCTGTAAATACTATATAAAGTAGTACCAAGACTATACACCTGTAATAGAGATGTTCAAAGAAATAGTACAATATTGACCTTTATTTAGTTCCATACGCCTACAAAGGCCTTCTAGAAATTAGATTATGATTTTCGACAGATGATTTAACAATATCAAGAAATTCAGCTTTAACTAAAACTTAATCTTTAATGTTATGTACTATGATTAGTATTAATTTAATTCACACTTAGAATTCATAAGATAGAGAACAAATAAGGCAAAGTAAAATGAAAGTGGAAAAAATGAGAGAAATTTAATTACCAAATAACTCAGTATTGTCAAATTCTTGGGGATTTGACAGCTGCTCATAggttctaaatttgaaaatacaCATGTTGAATTGTGGATCATGTATTTCGTCAACAGTGGTCTTATGCGTGAACATCAACTTAAACTTGTGGTCTTTGGTCTTAAGCTTCATATTATTTGAACAAACCACAAAATTGTTCATGAGGTACAAACTCATTTCCTCAATTTCTTGTTTGAACCTTTGAATAAAAGACCTGCCAATACTTGCGTGAATGCGGTCGCCCTACAAAAAAACTCAATTAGTTAAAATGACTAAGTTATTCCGTATACGACTGTAATATACTTACGGCATATGTAAACAATGATAAATGGAAAGTAATTATAATGTTTTAAACAATACCTTTTCATTCATCAGAACAATCTCAATGGAAAAGGGGTTGTCAGGCATGTCGCGGTCCGGATTTTTCCAAAGCCTCACAATACGAACCTTTAACTTCCAATTCATTAATTTGCTGTTAATTTCACTAATGAAATTGATTTCAGACGCCATTATATCCTGAAAATAGACAGAGGTATGTGTAAATATAAGTAGAAACTAAAACTTCACGGAAACTATGTGTTAAAGGAATACAATCTCAACTGGAATAAAGATCGTTCATGAAATACAAATCATACCAATCACCTCTTGTAGTATAAAATTATTGTTTGATATGCACCCGatggagaaagaaaagaactaTATACTGTAAAAGTAGAACTAATTTGATAAAATCGTGAAATCATGTTACTGGAATCGTGGGCAGAAGAGTTCGTGGATAAGGAGTTGATATCGTGGTAAGACATCGTGTGATTGAGGTGCCGAATTTGGAGGATGAAATTTTTAGGGCAAAGAGATGAAAATGGCGTTCCCAATTGCCAGCGGGTAAGGTTTCAAAATATATCTATATACCTATTTAATAGGAATGggtttttcttttaaaagaaacgTAGAaactacttcttcttcttttaaatatagaataacgtgctttttaaaaaaaattatatagaaTACCTAAttactaattgttttcaaattaaaaatttaatcTTTTAAAAGAAACGTAGAaactacttcttcttcttttaaatatagaataacgtgctttttaaaaaaaaaaatatagaatacCCAAttactaattgttttcaaattcaaaatttaaaaagagAAACTAATTTTAcctaaaataactaatttgtccTAAAGTTGCCACATGGCATTTTATGGACACTAacacttgtcaaaatattagggATGACTTCTTTCCTTTTAAATAGATATAGATTTTACTctatatcataatttttctttataatattgcaagtttattcttcatattgctggtgTGTGATATCATGAAATGATGAcaaacgatacaatctatccaaacattatatttatcaaacgatgcaatacaatacaatacagtacGTTATGATTCATTATGAAACGAtacgtaacaaccatccaaacaagctgttagagGCTGAAccgtgtttaaccaaaaatttgagtctttggtcaaagctaaaaagaaattcgggttactgataatcaggagacaaaaataaaatacttttgagaacgatggtaaagaagcaaatagatgtgtatttcaataaattctcaatagtattctgtgtccttacaaatgatgatacttcttccttttatagataattctaggtaaaggaatgaagcctcagctttaatgatataatcatgagtaataaatgatattaaataagccgttatacaatcattcctattaaataccactttcgtaacgtatcaagtatttaataatgaatttggactcctttctgtcaccagatctttgccttcaataccttctatctgttggctgtaaataatttaaattggtacgagactcgtatctatacgtcgtctcgtgcctatttaaattcttcttcccgtggctgtttccatctgtgcctcttagtcaattgttgcgctttgaccatttaactaatccacgtgtcatgccacatcaccttttaatataaactcagtttttttccaatacagatagtcccccactttccattttttttatcaattaaataattgggaagtggatcttcatgtaaaaggaatttttgccacaattaatactcatgacagtactaacgtctcagcagtcttttccatttaatgttctgcccatgtgtcattttctaattgattcTGCTATTCATACCCttttttcgagacttcttcattctcactatttacgaagtgatagctgcctttattataggcttttcatcattacacttaaaaagttgacggttctcattttacacataactttgtcttcctttgtcttcttcacaaatcttcagcacatacttccttcttaacaatgtcttcttcaaaccctaaccgtaaaaaggttccaattctagatcaattccccaacgcccctgttagacacagaagaggcggaggaggtaggcttTGAACAGGGTTAGTATCTAcgcgaggcggctcctctggttcttcaAGGAGTTCTGtcccaaaagccccttcttctaaaagtagggaaattcttgatccttctcaagaaccctcagttgatgatatagttcccgacgatttgtcttttgaaagtgacaaaacgtctcttcaaaaacaaattaaaaatttagaaagagccgatacttacccaacaatagtaaccgagcttacaatccccaccataagaagagattgtaactggaaggatagtctccgaatgtcaattccttccccaaatcaaagaatttcctcttttagaagtgggtattcttctgtttacacttaccccttcactttaggttttaatcctccgattgacccagttattctcgatttttgtcgtttctttacaatttgtttggcccaaatcggtccattggtgtggagaacagtggcttgtttgagatatttatcctccaaggccaatgtcaatttcaccttttctcacctcattcatctataccatcctaacttaatacgccatggggtttttaccttaactgcaaggagcaaaaaagttttggtaaatcctgaggatgacaaagatcgtggatggtatatccgttacgttgctgtccgtacagtggacttgattggcgaaacaaatattcccttccctgagaagtggaattttgaacgtaggtttccttttatttaccgtacctacttttgagaatttcaaaagaaagttgtttttaacctcgtcccttcttggttttttgtagcaaccatgggagatgtggaacctattcccaactttcgtggttgggtagactcacttttgaagattgcttctagggagcagagaacttggaaatcaatttcttccttacatggctggaaagtcaaaacacatggtatccccCTTTTACATGAaatttttttttacatgttaagcactttttcctcaactttaatcatgtatatccatcctttaatcaggatttggcattagaggaatgacggctgaagtagctatggccattcgcatgtctgcgaatgctgctcttgatttggataaggctcgagccttgctgcctaaaaggaaagctacaaaggaaagttctgaagaagaagaggagggtacctccctaattaccaggccaagggtcaggagacgaataatcattgatgatgaaattgaaaacactcctgctcgtacctccgccatcgagcctgttttgattcaatctgatgaggacgccgaaccaagagataataatgagtcaattcagcatctttttgaaagtggtttcgggagtggcgagcttggccctgtttttgatgaagctcctctttccttgtttgttcctatttcctccattcctctgccaaccgtaagtatttctttaccagttttgacgacttccgttcttttgccagtttctaccgctcctatATCCGTTCCCTTGGCTGTTTCTTCCGCACCTGCTTCCGCTCCggtgttggtttctacatcttttcATTCCATTCCTTCCactgctcctcttccctctgttcatcatacagagacaggttctagcagtggaagtatgactatgagaagtgttactttggaggGTCCTAccaatcatagcctcttgaggaagaccggcagagccgatgtttggctcgaacctctaattggagatatcgagaagaagaagatggagagccatagctgcttaactctgatgaatgacatagttcattctactttgaaggtatttttaccaacaagtttttttttaattatcttcaatctctcatttccatgacttacctctgtaggctaaccttattggcaCAGAATtcatgggaagaatttccctactggaaagaaaagctcgtgagtctgaaaagactGTCCACGAGGCCGAGGAAATAGttaggggagcccagcttgaagcaaccaattggaaggagcacttcgagaatgctcaagggaccatagaggagttgcaagaagataaaaatctcctggagcagcaaaaccgtggtttaacttctgaactggcaactgtcaaagcctcttcaagccaattgaaaagagacaaagagcttttggaatgctctttgtcagaacaattatccagggctagtgaagaagttagagagctgaaggcacttttggctaggaaggaagaatatgcaggagagttagtgcaaagcttgactcaagctcaggctgacttacagacttcttctgacgagattcatgccttgaagagttctcatgcttctcttgaagcttcccttgattcccatttagctgaatatcaaatcttaaaaaacgatcttgctatgtgggaaaaggaatatggacttctagaggaaaattttaacatagaagtgagttgggctttcctgaaatctcgtcgtgatgctttgacggaagctgctcaagaaggttttgacttgcagtctgaactggccaaagtcatagataccatcgagaaaagccaacagtctactgatactccttctcctgcacttgaagttcctggaacagaagaacttgtaaatgaagaagtgaatactgcagcaattgggattacaattcctgc
Proteins encoded in this window:
- the LOC104214830 gene encoding replication protein A 70 kDa DNA-binding subunit B-like isoform X1, which translates into the protein MQLVRAHRFREQYSVRNTWHASKLWINSNLPQVVDFCSRMVSVRRESSQRITQISSQKTHSVANKLASGSIEVKNVEDLSDCNHLGNYWVVATIIHVELDRGWCYLACKNCSKKLEKAGNKFYCKKCEQIQSVTHRYRLQVKVMDCTGTISLLLWDKDATKIIGKSANDLKDVVFETSGAADDSSCPMEIENIVEKGSCLKLRLTVPTIRIKM
- the LOC104214830 gene encoding replication protein A 70 kDa DNA-binding subunit B-like isoform X2: MQLVRAHRFREQYSVRNTWHASKLWINSNLPQVVDFCSRMVSVRRESSQRITQISSQKTHSVANKLASGSIEVKNVEDLSDCNHLGNYWVVATIIHVELDRGWCYLACKNCSKKLEKAGNKFYCKKCEQIQSVTHRLQVKVMDCTGTISLLLWDKDATKIIGKSANDLKDVVFETSGAADDSSCPMEIENIVEKGSCLKLRLTVPTIRIKM
- the LOC104214830 gene encoding uncharacterized protein isoform X3, which produces MASEINFISEINSKLMNWKLKVRIVRLWKNPDRDMPDNPFSIEIVLMNEKGDRIHASIGRSFIQRFKQEIEEMSLYLMNNFVVCSNNMKLKTKDHKFKLMFTHKTTVDEIHDPQFNMCIFKFRTYEQLSNPQEFDNTELFDVIGEVVSYEDVQSIKQDDNIRVTTFLQLFGETLWNRLSHI